The following are from one region of the Dehalococcoidales bacterium genome:
- the cysE gene encoding serine O-acetyltransferase: MFKTIREDIKTVFVKDPAARSTLEVLLCYSGLHAVWAHRVNHFLWNHRLKLFARFFSNTARFFTGIEIHPGAKIGRRCFIDHGSGVVIGETSEIGDDVLLYQGVVLGGTSMEKKKRHPTLGNGVEMGTGSIALGAITIGDGARIGASSVVIRSVPPGVTVVGIPGRVVVKEEKPAMDLEHARLTDPLAEAIRVMFKDQQSFQERLKKLEETCGLLTPQNGLKEKIEEIEKDFEQSEGI; the protein is encoded by the coding sequence GTGTTCAAAACCATCAGGGAAGATATTAAAACGGTATTCGTCAAAGACCCGGCCGCGCGCAGCACGCTGGAAGTCCTCCTGTGCTACTCCGGCCTGCACGCCGTCTGGGCGCACCGCGTCAACCACTTTCTCTGGAACCACCGGCTAAAGCTGTTCGCCCGGTTTTTCTCCAACACGGCGCGGTTTTTTACCGGCATTGAAATCCACCCGGGGGCGAAAATCGGGCGGCGCTGCTTCATCGACCACGGTTCCGGGGTGGTTATCGGGGAGACCTCGGAAATCGGCGACGACGTCCTGCTCTACCAGGGTGTGGTGCTGGGCGGCACGTCCATGGAGAAAAAGAAGCGCCACCCCACGCTGGGCAACGGGGTGGAGATGGGCACCGGCTCCATCGCGCTGGGGGCGATAACCATCGGCGACGGGGCGCGCATCGGCGCCAGCTCGGTGGTGATAAGGTCAGTCCCGCCGGGGGTCACGGTGGTGGGCATTCCGGGGCGGGTGGTGGTGAAAGAGGAAAAACCGGCCATGGACCTGGAGCACGCCAGGCTGACCGACCCGCTGGCCGAGGCGATAAGGGTTATGTTCAAAGACCAGCAGAGCTTCCAGGAGCGACTCAAAAAGCTGGAGGAGACCTGCGGACTGCTGACGCCGCAAAACGGGCTCAAGGAAAAGATTGAGGAAATAGAAAAAGACTTCGAGCAGAGCGAAGGCATTTAG